Proteins from one Microbacterium sp. Root553 genomic window:
- the purQ gene encoding phosphoribosylformylglycinamidine synthase subunit PurQ — MTVRIGVVTFPGSLDDRDAQRAVRIAGAEPVALWHGSHDLEGVDALVLPGGFSYGDYLRAGAIAALSPIMSEVKDAAAKGLPVLGICNGFQMLVEAHLLPGGLIRNDHQHFVRRDQKLTVENSDTAWTNRFRTGQEIVIPLKNADGGYIADDETLDRIEGEGLVAFRYAGVNPNGSLRDIAGLTNEAGNVVGLMPHPEHATEAGFGPDTSVAMRSGIDGVDFFASAIAAVARVAA; from the coding sequence GTGACCGTCCGCATCGGGGTCGTCACCTTCCCGGGCTCGCTCGACGATCGCGACGCACAGCGCGCGGTCCGCATCGCGGGCGCAGAGCCCGTCGCCCTGTGGCACGGTTCGCACGACCTCGAGGGCGTGGACGCGCTCGTCCTCCCCGGCGGCTTCAGCTACGGCGACTACCTGCGCGCCGGAGCGATCGCGGCCCTGTCGCCGATCATGTCCGAGGTGAAGGACGCCGCCGCCAAGGGCTTGCCCGTGCTCGGCATCTGCAACGGCTTCCAGATGCTCGTCGAGGCGCACCTGCTGCCCGGCGGCCTGATCCGCAACGACCACCAGCACTTCGTGCGTCGCGACCAGAAGCTCACGGTCGAGAACTCCGACACGGCCTGGACCAACCGGTTCCGCACCGGCCAGGAGATCGTCATCCCGCTCAAGAACGCCGACGGCGGATACATCGCCGACGACGAGACACTCGACCGCATCGAGGGCGAGGGGCTCGTGGCCTTCCGCTACGCAGGCGTGAACCCGAACGGCTCGCTGCGCGACATCGCCGGACTCACCAACGAGGCGGGCAACGTCGTCGGACTCATGCCTCACCCCGAGCATGCGACCGAGGCGGGCTTCGGCCCCGACACCTCGGTGGCCATGCGCTCCGGCATCGACGGAGTCGACTTCTTCGCGAGCGCGATCGCCGCGGTCGCCCGCGTCGCCGCCTGA
- a CDS encoding adenine phosphoribosyltransferase translates to MPDTELSPALVRAASLIRSIPDYPEAGIIFRDITPLLADAEALQATTEAIIAPFAGQFDVVAGIEARGFILAGAAAIAAGVGLIPIRKAGKLPRPAASVDYALEYGTATIEMHDDLPAGSRVLLIDDVLATGGTLAAGRQLVERLGSHVVGISVLFEIDGLGGRAAIGDLHTVFHA, encoded by the coding sequence GTGCCCGACACCGAACTCTCCCCCGCTCTCGTCCGCGCCGCATCGCTGATCCGCAGCATCCCGGACTACCCGGAGGCGGGGATCATCTTCCGCGACATCACGCCGCTGCTCGCCGACGCCGAGGCACTGCAGGCCACGACCGAGGCGATCATCGCCCCGTTCGCCGGGCAGTTCGACGTCGTCGCCGGCATCGAGGCACGGGGGTTCATCCTCGCCGGAGCTGCGGCGATCGCAGCGGGTGTGGGACTCATCCCGATCCGCAAGGCGGGCAAGCTGCCCCGCCCCGCGGCATCCGTCGACTACGCCCTCGAGTACGGCACCGCGACGATCGAGATGCACGACGATCTGCCCGCCGGATCCCGCGTGCTGCTCATCGACGACGTCCTCGCCACGGGAGGCACCCTCGCGGCCGGACGCCAGCTCGTCGAACGCCTGGGCAGCCATGTGGTCGGCATCTCGGTGCTGTTCGAGATCGACGGACTGGGTGGGCGCGCCGCCATCGGCGATCTGCACACCGTGTTCCACGCCTGA
- a CDS encoding glycoside hydrolase family 13 protein — protein sequence MAQLEQIAAPGSEWWRSAVIYQIYPRSFADASGDGIGDLPGITSRLDSLKELGVDAIWLSPFMTSPQRDAGYDVADYRDVDPLFGTLDDFDTMLNEAHTRGIRVVVDLVPNHSSAQHAWFQEALRAAPGSPERARYIFRDGKGENGELPPNNWESVFGGGMWERVTEADGTPGQWYLHIFDPTQPDFDWNNEEVREEFRSILRFWLDRGVDGFRVDVAHGMIKADGLPDYTPPADADSMGGGDADVPYWGQDGVHEIYRDWHRVLAEYDGDRALCGEAWMPTLTQTALWVRPDEMHQTFNFPYLMTEWDAKALGDVIRESLDAFGAVGAPSTWVLSNHDVVRHASRLALTDDNPQGEGIGPNTPHKPDTAIGLARARAATTVMLALPGSAYLYQGEELGLPEAMEIPDAFRQDPTWFRTNGERYGRDGCRVPLPWEAQAPAFGFNETGASWLPQPADWATYSRDVEEVDPASTLALYKRLLAGRREYGFGSGSLVWEDAGADAVAFRRGTVHVLANLGTEPIPLPADAFVLLQSQPFDGGSVPVDTAVWYTTA from the coding sequence ATGGCACAGCTTGAGCAGATCGCAGCCCCCGGTTCCGAGTGGTGGCGCAGCGCGGTCATCTACCAGATCTACCCCCGTTCGTTCGCCGACGCCTCGGGCGACGGCATCGGCGACCTGCCCGGCATCACCAGCCGACTCGACTCCCTGAAGGAGCTCGGCGTCGACGCGATCTGGCTGAGCCCGTTCATGACGAGCCCGCAGCGCGACGCCGGCTACGACGTCGCCGACTACCGCGACGTCGACCCCCTGTTCGGCACGCTCGACGACTTCGACACGATGCTGAACGAGGCGCACACCCGCGGCATCCGCGTCGTCGTCGACCTGGTCCCGAACCACTCGTCGGCCCAGCACGCATGGTTCCAGGAGGCGCTGAGGGCGGCCCCGGGCAGCCCCGAGCGCGCGCGCTACATCTTCCGTGACGGCAAGGGCGAGAACGGCGAACTCCCCCCGAACAACTGGGAGTCCGTGTTCGGCGGCGGCATGTGGGAGCGCGTGACCGAGGCCGACGGCACCCCCGGCCAGTGGTACCTGCACATCTTCGACCCCACGCAGCCCGACTTCGACTGGAACAACGAAGAGGTGCGCGAGGAGTTCCGTTCGATCCTGCGCTTCTGGCTCGACCGCGGCGTCGACGGCTTCCGCGTCGACGTGGCCCACGGCATGATCAAGGCCGACGGCCTCCCCGACTACACCCCGCCGGCCGACGCCGACTCGATGGGCGGCGGCGACGCCGACGTCCCCTACTGGGGCCAGGACGGCGTGCACGAGATCTACCGCGACTGGCACCGGGTGCTCGCGGAGTACGACGGCGACCGCGCCCTCTGCGGCGAAGCGTGGATGCCCACGCTGACGCAGACCGCGCTGTGGGTGCGCCCCGACGAGATGCACCAGACGTTCAACTTCCCGTACCTGATGACGGAGTGGGACGCGAAGGCGCTCGGCGACGTCATCCGCGAATCGCTCGACGCCTTCGGCGCGGTCGGCGCCCCCAGCACCTGGGTGCTGTCGAACCACGACGTGGTGCGTCACGCCTCACGCCTCGCGCTCACCGACGACAACCCGCAGGGCGAGGGCATCGGCCCGAACACCCCGCACAAGCCCGACACCGCCATCGGGCTCGCCCGCGCCAGGGCGGCGACGACCGTGATGCTCGCGCTGCCGGGCTCTGCCTACCTCTACCAGGGTGAAGAGCTGGGCCTGCCGGAGGCGATGGAGATCCCCGACGCGTTCCGTCAGGACCCGACCTGGTTCCGGACGAACGGCGAACGGTACGGACGCGACGGATGCCGCGTGCCGCTGCCGTGGGAGGCGCAGGCCCCGGCCTTCGGCTTCAACGAGACCGGCGCCTCGTGGCTGCCGCAGCCGGCCGACTGGGCCACGTATTCGCGCGACGTGGAAGAGGTCGATCCCGCCTCCACGCTCGCGCTCTACAAGCGCCTGCTCGCCGGACGCCGCGAGTACGGCTTCGGCAGCGGATCCCTCGTCTGGGAAGACGCAGGAGCGGATGCCGTGGCCTTCCGCCGCGGCACCGTGCACGTGCTCGCGAACCTGGGCACCGAGCCGATCCCGCTGCCGGCCGATGCCTTCGTGCTCCTGCAGAGCCAGCCGTTCGACGGTGGATCCGTGCCGGTCGACACGGCCGTCTGGTACACCACGGCGTAA
- a CDS encoding TetR/AcrR family transcriptional regulator: MARSEEHNRGASARAREAMLVAAIELFAERGVNGASVAEITQRAGVAQGLMNYHFGGKQQLISAVIDRWYETLFALPQADGPADVRLSGIIDGALTATGYAMPLQRTVFAMQLQPDTHRLFAESESRFDEQSSSSEDIVRQIFRDRGAADPPLEEIMLRTTLEGIFLKYAVYGDTFPLEDSRRWVHRLYGLPEPEAPLPLRLAPRNPDARTRAARA; this comes from the coding sequence ATGGCTCGGTCCGAGGAGCACAATCGCGGTGCGAGTGCGCGCGCGCGGGAGGCCATGCTGGTCGCCGCCATCGAGCTCTTCGCCGAACGAGGGGTGAACGGCGCGAGCGTCGCCGAGATCACCCAGAGGGCGGGTGTCGCCCAAGGCCTGATGAACTACCATTTCGGCGGCAAGCAGCAGCTGATCTCCGCCGTGATCGATCGCTGGTACGAGACCCTGTTCGCGTTGCCGCAGGCGGACGGACCGGCGGATGTCCGGCTCTCGGGGATCATCGACGGGGCGCTCACCGCGACCGGCTACGCCATGCCGCTGCAGCGGACCGTGTTCGCCATGCAGCTCCAGCCCGACACGCACCGCCTGTTCGCGGAGTCGGAGAGCAGGTTCGACGAACAGTCCTCCAGCTCGGAGGACATCGTGCGGCAGATCTTCCGCGACCGGGGCGCGGCGGACCCGCCTCTCGAGGAGATCATGCTGCGGACGACGCTCGAAGGAATCTTCCTCAAGTACGCCGTCTACGGCGACACGTTCCCGCTCGAGGACTCCCGTCGCTGGGTGCACCGCCTCTACGGTCTGCCGGAACCGGAGGCGCCCCTGCCGCTGCGGCTGGCCCCGCGCAACCCCGATGCCCGCACTCGTGCGGCGCGGGCGTGA
- the purS gene encoding phosphoribosylformylglycinamidine synthase subunit PurS translates to MPTIVVDVMPKPELLDPQGKAVSGAFARLGVTGFSDVRIGKRFELTVEGEVTDEVLAEARRIADEVLSNSVIEDVVGIEVTE, encoded by the coding sequence ATGCCCACCATCGTCGTCGACGTCATGCCCAAGCCCGAACTGCTCGACCCGCAGGGGAAGGCCGTCTCCGGCGCCTTCGCCCGCCTGGGCGTCACGGGGTTCTCCGATGTCCGCATCGGCAAGCGCTTCGAACTCACCGTCGAAGGCGAGGTCACCGACGAGGTGCTCGCCGAGGCCCGCCGCATCGCCGACGAGGTGCTCTCCAACTCCGTGATCGAGGACGTGGTCGGCATCGAGGTCACCGAGTGA
- a CDS encoding ABC transporter substrate-binding protein, with protein MNTRARTRILTAAAAASVAALALAGCAPADGNGGDGAASDADVTLTVTTFGTFGYEDLYDEYEKAHPNVTIEANNIDTGGNARTDAFTKIAAGSGLSDVVAIEEGWLGAIMDVSDTFVDLRDFGIEDRKADWVDWKYAQGTDADGRVIGYGTDIGPSGICFNGPALEAAGLPSDREGVAELLDGDWENFFTVGADYTAKTGKAWYDHSGFVWNAMVNQLDEGYYTADGKLNVEGNDELEERFALLGAATEGGQSAAQKAWDWNGGKSFVDGTFAVFVCPGWMLGNVKGSVEAGGGDAETGWDFADVFPGGAANWGGAFLSIPESSKHQEAAAELADWLTQPEQQVKQSAAAGNFPSTLKAQETLAAEATPNPFFNDAPTGAILAERAKGVVAQFKGAEDSVIQENVFGPALKSLDLGEVDTKGAWDKALGLLNDLVTQ; from the coding sequence GTGAACACACGTGCCCGCACCCGGATCCTGACGGCGGCAGCCGCAGCATCCGTCGCCGCCCTCGCACTCGCCGGCTGCGCCCCCGCTGACGGGAACGGAGGCGACGGTGCCGCGAGCGACGCGGACGTCACCCTGACCGTCACGACCTTCGGCACCTTCGGCTACGAAGACCTCTACGACGAATACGAGAAGGCGCACCCGAACGTCACGATCGAGGCGAACAACATCGACACCGGCGGAAACGCCCGCACCGACGCCTTCACCAAGATCGCCGCCGGATCCGGACTCAGCGACGTCGTCGCGATCGAAGAGGGCTGGCTCGGCGCCATCATGGACGTCTCCGACACCTTCGTCGACCTGCGCGACTTCGGCATCGAGGACCGCAAGGCCGACTGGGTCGACTGGAAGTACGCGCAGGGCACGGATGCCGACGGTCGCGTGATCGGCTACGGCACCGACATCGGCCCGAGCGGCATCTGCTTCAACGGCCCCGCTCTCGAGGCGGCGGGACTCCCCAGCGACCGCGAGGGCGTCGCCGAACTGCTCGACGGCGATTGGGAGAACTTCTTCACGGTCGGCGCCGACTACACGGCAAAGACCGGGAAGGCCTGGTATGACCACTCCGGATTCGTCTGGAACGCCATGGTCAACCAGCTCGACGAGGGGTACTACACCGCTGACGGAAAGCTGAACGTCGAGGGCAACGACGAGCTCGAGGAGCGCTTCGCGCTGCTCGGTGCGGCCACCGAGGGCGGCCAGTCCGCCGCTCAGAAGGCCTGGGACTGGAACGGCGGAAAGTCGTTCGTCGACGGCACCTTCGCGGTGTTCGTGTGCCCCGGCTGGATGCTGGGCAACGTCAAGGGCTCCGTCGAGGCCGGTGGCGGCGACGCCGAGACCGGCTGGGACTTCGCCGACGTGTTCCCCGGAGGAGCCGCCAACTGGGGTGGCGCGTTCCTGTCGATCCCGGAGAGCTCGAAGCACCAGGAGGCGGCCGCGGAGCTCGCCGACTGGCTGACGCAGCCCGAGCAGCAGGTGAAGCAGTCCGCGGCGGCGGGCAACTTCCCCTCGACGCTGAAGGCACAGGAGACGCTCGCCGCGGAGGCGACGCCGAACCCGTTCTTCAACGACGCTCCGACCGGTGCGATCCTCGCCGAGCGCGCCAAGGGCGTGGTCGCGCAGTTCAAGGGCGCCGAGGACTCGGTCATCCAGGAGAACGTCTTCGGACCCGCTCTGAAGAGCCTCGATCTCGGTGAGGTCGACACGAAGGGCGCGTGGGACAAGGCGCTGGGGCTGCTGAACGACCTGGTCACCCAGTGA
- a CDS encoding LacI family DNA-binding transcriptional regulator, whose translation MSSRATIEEVASTAGVSRSTVSRVVNGSTAVSPEALLAVQRAIQELSYVPNRAARSLASKQTHAIALIVPEDTTRFFGDPFFAAIVAGITGALRGSDYLLNLLIASDDPGDKMTSFVRNGGVDGALIVSHHTSDAFIERVADAVPVVWGGRPVRLREGDYVVDVDNVAGARVATRHLVDTGRTRIATISGPITMVSSADRVQGFRSALADAGLVPFAEEAGDYSEASGADAARRILAVGRPDAIFVASDLMARGALTALRAAGIRVPEDVALVGFDDSSVAVSTDPPLTTMRQPMYAQGEAMAGVLLSRLAGSDPAHTTILPTELVVRASS comes from the coding sequence GTGTCGTCACGAGCGACCATCGAAGAGGTGGCATCGACCGCCGGGGTGTCCCGGTCGACCGTGTCGCGTGTCGTCAACGGGTCGACGGCGGTCAGCCCCGAGGCACTGCTCGCCGTGCAGCGGGCGATCCAGGAGCTCAGTTATGTACCCAACCGCGCGGCGCGCTCCCTGGCGTCCAAGCAGACGCACGCGATCGCGCTGATCGTGCCGGAGGACACCACGCGCTTCTTCGGCGACCCGTTCTTCGCGGCGATCGTCGCGGGCATCACAGGCGCGCTGCGCGGCTCGGACTACCTGCTGAACCTCCTCATCGCGAGCGATGATCCGGGCGACAAGATGACCAGCTTCGTCCGCAACGGCGGCGTCGACGGCGCGCTCATCGTGTCGCATCACACGAGCGACGCGTTCATCGAGCGCGTCGCCGACGCCGTGCCCGTCGTCTGGGGCGGCCGTCCGGTGCGGCTGCGCGAGGGCGACTACGTGGTCGACGTCGACAACGTCGCCGGTGCGCGCGTCGCGACGAGGCACCTGGTCGACACCGGGCGCACCCGGATCGCGACGATCTCCGGTCCGATCACCATGGTCTCCTCCGCCGACCGCGTGCAGGGCTTCCGCAGTGCGCTGGCCGATGCGGGACTCGTCCCGTTCGCCGAAGAGGCCGGCGACTACAGCGAGGCGAGCGGAGCGGATGCAGCGCGCCGCATCCTCGCCGTCGGGCGCCCCGACGCGATCTTCGTCGCCAGCGACCTCATGGCCCGCGGAGCGCTGACCGCGCTGCGGGCGGCCGGCATCCGCGTGCCCGAGGACGTCGCCCTCGTCGGCTTCGACGACTCCTCGGTCGCGGTGAGCACCGACCCGCCTCTGACGACCATGCGTCAGCCCATGTACGCACAGGGCGAGGCGATGGCAGGGGTCCTGCTGTCCCGACTCGCCGGCAGCGATCCGGCGCACACGACGATCCTGCCGACCGAGCTGGTCGTCCGCGCCTCGTCCTGA
- a CDS encoding GH1 family beta-glucosidase translates to MTSVTRAFPQNFLFGAATAAYQIEGAAFEDGRTASIWDAFCRVPGAVIGGDDGDVACDHYHRHPQDVALMKDLGLQTYRFSTSWSRVRPDGGAVNAKGVDFYERLVDELLANDILPWLTLYHWDMPQALQDIGGWTNRDTVSRFLEYAGTMHDALGDRVNVWTTLNEPWCSSFLSYTGGEHAPGHTSVAEGLLSAHHLLLAHGETVRELRGRDASLNLGITLNHTVADPADPTNPADVDAARRVDGQFNRWFLDPIYRGEYPADIVEDIRVVDPEAVARFHEAVRDGDLATIAQRIDTQGVNYYHGDLLAGEAPERAAVESVPDTGRAVRSPYPSFERIHAVERGLPRTAQNWEVQPEGLTRLLQRIWSEYAEPAGVVLSLTENGAAYDDVAVVADGETRVHDDDRTEFLRLHLAAVLDAVDAGVDVRGYFYWSLFDNFEWAWGYDKRFGIVRVDYDTQERSVKDSGREYARIIAARAL, encoded by the coding sequence ATGACCTCTGTGACCCGTGCCTTCCCCCAGAACTTCCTGTTCGGTGCCGCGACCGCGGCGTATCAGATCGAGGGGGCGGCGTTCGAGGACGGGCGCACCGCATCCATCTGGGACGCGTTCTGCCGTGTCCCCGGCGCGGTGATCGGCGGCGACGACGGCGATGTGGCGTGCGATCACTATCACCGGCATCCGCAGGACGTCGCGCTCATGAAGGACCTCGGGCTGCAGACCTATCGGTTCTCGACCTCGTGGTCTCGGGTGAGGCCCGACGGCGGAGCCGTGAACGCGAAGGGCGTCGACTTCTACGAGCGCCTCGTCGACGAGCTGCTCGCGAACGACATCCTGCCGTGGCTGACCCTGTACCACTGGGACATGCCGCAGGCGCTGCAGGACATCGGCGGCTGGACGAACCGCGACACGGTCTCGCGCTTCCTCGAGTACGCCGGAACCATGCACGACGCGCTGGGGGACCGGGTGAACGTGTGGACGACGCTCAACGAGCCGTGGTGCTCGTCGTTCCTCTCCTACACCGGCGGCGAGCATGCGCCGGGGCACACCAGCGTCGCCGAGGGGCTGCTCTCGGCCCACCACCTGCTGCTCGCCCACGGTGAGACCGTGCGCGAGCTGCGCGGTCGCGACGCGAGCCTGAACCTCGGGATCACCCTCAACCACACGGTCGCCGACCCGGCAGACCCGACGAACCCTGCCGACGTCGACGCCGCCCGGCGCGTCGACGGACAGTTCAACCGCTGGTTCCTCGATCCGATCTACCGCGGGGAGTACCCGGCGGACATCGTCGAGGACATCCGGGTCGTGGACCCCGAGGCGGTGGCGCGGTTCCACGAGGCCGTGCGCGACGGCGACCTGGCCACGATCGCGCAGCGCATCGACACGCAGGGCGTCAACTACTATCACGGCGACCTTCTCGCAGGAGAGGCTCCTGAACGTGCCGCCGTCGAGAGCGTGCCCGACACCGGGCGCGCTGTGCGCAGCCCGTACCCGTCGTTCGAGCGCATCCACGCCGTCGAGCGCGGTCTGCCGCGCACGGCCCAGAACTGGGAGGTGCAGCCCGAGGGGCTCACCCGACTCCTGCAGCGGATCTGGAGCGAGTACGCGGAGCCTGCGGGTGTCGTGCTCTCCCTGACCGAGAACGGCGCCGCGTACGACGATGTCGCCGTGGTCGCCGACGGCGAGACCCGTGTGCACGACGACGACCGCACCGAGTTCCTGCGACTGCACCTCGCGGCGGTGCTCGACGCGGTCGACGCCGGAGTCGATGTGCGCGGATACTTCTACTGGTCGCTGTTCGACAACTTCGAGTGGGCCTGGGGATACGACAAGCGGTTCGGCATCGTGCGGGTCGACTACGACACCCAGGAGCGCAGCGTGAAGGACTCCGGGCGGGAGTACGCTCGCATCATCGCCGCTCGCGCTCTCTGA
- a CDS encoding carbohydrate ABC transporter permease: MTLTEERRSTASAPQQKTDAASKRPWRHRVSRFDQRASPYFYISPFFLLFGLVGLFPLLYTIWVAVHDWNLLKGQGDFVGVGNFAKILGDGMFWNSIFNTLSIFLLSAIPQLTVALFIAYLLDRGLRTPTFWRMSVLIPFVVTPVAVALIFSSIFNEADGLANNLLNLVGIADQQWKEDTALSHIAIAVMVNFRWTGYNALILLAAMQSVPRELYESAAIDGAGSARRFFSITIPTIRPTLIFVIITSTIGGLQIFAEPKLFDVSTAGGIGGSDRQFQTTVLFLWELAFFRLDLGKASAVAILLFLLIVGFGLLNFAISRRISTGDDRRNRAARRRVRSTDKEGAR; encoded by the coding sequence ATGACCCTCACTGAAGAGCGCCGGTCGACGGCATCCGCTCCGCAGCAGAAGACGGATGCCGCGTCGAAGCGCCCCTGGCGTCACCGCGTCTCACGGTTCGATCAGCGCGCGTCCCCGTACTTCTACATCTCCCCGTTCTTCCTGCTCTTCGGGCTGGTCGGACTCTTCCCGCTGCTCTACACGATCTGGGTCGCCGTCCACGACTGGAACCTGCTCAAAGGGCAGGGCGACTTCGTCGGCGTGGGCAACTTCGCCAAGATCCTCGGCGACGGGATGTTCTGGAACTCGATCTTCAACACCCTGAGCATCTTCCTGCTCTCCGCGATCCCGCAGCTCACGGTCGCCCTGTTCATCGCCTACCTGCTGGACCGAGGTCTGCGCACGCCGACGTTCTGGCGCATGAGCGTCCTCATCCCCTTCGTGGTCACGCCCGTCGCGGTCGCGCTCATCTTCTCGAGCATCTTCAACGAGGCCGACGGGCTGGCCAACAACCTCCTGAACCTCGTCGGGATCGCCGACCAGCAGTGGAAGGAGGACACCGCGCTCTCGCACATCGCGATCGCGGTGATGGTGAACTTCCGATGGACCGGGTACAACGCGCTGATCCTGCTCGCCGCCATGCAGTCGGTGCCGCGTGAGCTCTACGAATCCGCCGCCATCGACGGCGCGGGATCCGCGCGACGCTTCTTCTCGATCACGATCCCGACGATCCGTCCGACCCTGATCTTCGTGATCATCACCTCGACGATCGGCGGTCTGCAGATCTTCGCCGAACCGAAACTGTTCGACGTCTCCACCGCAGGTGGCATCGGCGGCAGCGACAGGCAGTTCCAGACGACGGTCCTCTTCCTCTGGGAGCTGGCGTTCTTCCGCCTCGACCTGGGCAAGGCCTCCGCCGTCGCGATCCTCCTGTTCCTGCTCATCGTGGGATTCGGGCTGCTGAACTTCGCGATCTCCCGCAGGATCTCCACCGGAGACGACCGCCGCAACCGCGCCGCGCGCCGCCGCGTCCGCTCGACCGACAAGGAGGGGGCGCGATGA
- a CDS encoding carbohydrate ABC transporter permease, with amino-acid sequence MTATQALSVPEKIRRRRAVAGGTAGIGSRPGFLTYGLLAAFIIGSVYPLWWSLVVASGTNSTRGETLPLIPGGNFLANAANVFDAIPFWLALGNSFLISSVITLSVVTFSTLAGYAFAKLRFKGRDGLMIFVIATMAIPTQLGIIPLFMLMRELGWTGSIGAVIVPTLVTAFGVFFMRQYLVDVIPDELIEAARMDGANQFRTFLTVAIPAARPAMAILGLFTFMTAWTDYLWPLIVLSPSNPTLQTALSQLQSGYYIDYSIVLAGAVLATLPLLVLFVVAGRQLVSGIMAGAVKG; translated from the coding sequence ATGACCGCCACCCAGGCACTCAGCGTGCCGGAGAAGATCCGCCGCCGCCGCGCCGTCGCGGGAGGAACCGCCGGCATCGGCAGCCGCCCCGGCTTCCTCACCTACGGCCTCCTCGCCGCCTTCATCATCGGCAGCGTCTACCCGCTCTGGTGGTCGCTCGTCGTCGCGAGCGGCACGAACTCGACCCGCGGCGAGACCCTGCCGCTGATTCCCGGCGGCAACTTCCTCGCGAACGCCGCCAATGTGTTCGACGCGATCCCGTTCTGGCTCGCGCTCGGCAACTCGTTCCTCATCTCGAGTGTGATCACGCTCTCGGTCGTGACGTTCTCGACCCTCGCGGGCTACGCATTCGCGAAGCTGCGGTTCAAGGGACGCGACGGACTGATGATCTTCGTGATCGCGACCATGGCGATCCCGACACAGCTGGGCATCATCCCGCTGTTCATGCTGATGCGCGAGCTGGGCTGGACCGGGTCGATCGGCGCGGTCATCGTCCCCACGCTCGTCACCGCCTTCGGTGTGTTCTTCATGAGGCAGTATCTGGTCGACGTCATCCCCGACGAGCTGATCGAGGCCGCACGCATGGACGGGGCGAACCAGTTCCGCACGTTCCTCACGGTCGCGATCCCGGCCGCGCGTCCGGCCATGGCGATCCTCGGTCTCTTCACCTTCATGACCGCGTGGACCGACTACCTGTGGCCGCTTATCGTGCTGTCGCCTTCGAACCCGACGCTGCAGACGGCCCTCAGCCAGCTGCAGTCGGGGTACTACATCGACTACTCCATCGTGCTCGCCGGTGCGGTGCTCGCGACCCTTCCGCTCCTGGTGCTCTTCGTGGTCGCCGGGCGGCAGCTGGTCAGTGGCATCATGGCGGGCGCGGTGAAAGGATGA
- a CDS encoding DUF1266 domain-containing protein, with protein MNASPRYSTTGTDAEGIAMGLLQICTLPSGPWNDPTAPGLGAVERAMIVEQWDVGSRADWLSMIDFLSIERRRRHAWMLHLSARNQRAAALGRPPRTQEWLAGIDHEGGDVSDARPFVAGVELIERELRRSVGEDLIAPDLFVRTLDGYALGQAVAMTTWGVALGYADVSEARQIIHRISTEARPSFESWADFGLSYLAGRVMHWSDGTVDESAIAKFGDGWRDLKTALSSRRGPWAALPWGTTQHLSTSRRTG; from the coding sequence ATGAACGCCTCGCCCCGCTACTCCACGACCGGCACCGACGCCGAGGGGATCGCGATGGGTCTGCTGCAGATCTGCACCCTGCCGTCCGGCCCATGGAACGACCCGACCGCTCCCGGCCTCGGAGCGGTGGAGCGGGCGATGATCGTCGAGCAATGGGACGTCGGCTCTCGCGCGGACTGGCTCAGCATGATCGACTTCCTGAGCATCGAGCGGCGCCGCCGACATGCGTGGATGCTCCACCTGTCGGCGCGCAACCAGCGGGCGGCCGCCCTCGGGCGTCCGCCACGGACACAGGAATGGCTGGCCGGAATCGACCACGAGGGCGGTGACGTGAGCGATGCGCGTCCCTTCGTGGCGGGTGTCGAGCTGATCGAGCGCGAACTGCGCAGATCGGTGGGAGAGGACCTGATCGCCCCCGATCTGTTCGTGCGCACCCTCGACGGCTACGCGCTGGGTCAGGCCGTCGCGATGACGACCTGGGGTGTCGCGCTCGGTTACGCCGACGTCTCCGAGGCGCGTCAGATCATCCATCGCATCAGCACGGAGGCCAGACCCTCGTTCGAGTCGTGGGCGGACTTCGGCCTGAGCTACCTCGCCGGACGCGTCATGCACTGGAGCGACGGCACGGTCGACGAGAGTGCGATCGCGAAGTTCGGCGACGGCTGGCGCGACCTCAAGACGGCTCTGAGCAGCCGTCGCGGTCCGTGGGCAGCGCTCCCCTGGGGGACGACCCAGCACCTCTCGACCTCGCGGCGAACCGGCTGA